A window of the Mesorhizobium opportunistum WSM2075 genome harbors these coding sequences:
- a CDS encoding potassium/proton antiporter: protein MEHAIYLVTLVGTALVVAAAFSSLIAFRFGAPLLLLFLCIGLATGTDGLGIEFDNARVAYFAGSLALAVILFDSGFGTPLNALRQAAGPALSLATFGVLLTTGLFGAAAYYLLDLSWLESFLLGAAVASTDAAAVFFLLRAGEINLRERVRSTLEVESGTNDPIAIFLTITLVEIIAAHANPETNVLVTNLMLGFLVNMGLGAVVGVLGGLGIVRLVDRLNLDHGLLPIFVLTLSLMVFAAAGAIGGSGFLAVYLAGLIAGNSDIRAVTILKRFQDGMSWLAQIIMFLILGLFATPSQFPAIMLPAIALGLFLMFIARPIAVWLCLIPFRLPRPEVAFVSWVGLRGAVSILLAITPLLGGLENGRTIFNAAFIIVLVSLVIQGWTVGPLARRLGLIVPARLGPLDKVELELPGSAHHELLAYRVAPGSPVARGERIPRWARPSLVLRDGRSMRFQDMGRLAAGDQVYIFVPDRYPRLLDKLFASRAVVDPEDADFFGAFAVDPARSAAELEAAYAPGLTEAEQKQTVGALVTARLGGHAEYADRVLIGPIELIVRDVDDKGRITGLGLSFEPTAPVARVPVFLSAGEIVDRLAAFIRDWRRPVVTQVAAKTDDAPEPPVEKAATGS, encoded by the coding sequence ATGGAGCATGCGATCTATCTCGTCACGCTGGTCGGCACAGCGCTTGTCGTCGCCGCCGCGTTTTCGAGCCTGATCGCCTTCCGCTTCGGCGCCCCCCTCCTGCTTCTGTTTTTATGCATCGGGCTCGCGACCGGAACGGACGGCCTCGGCATCGAATTCGACAATGCCCGCGTCGCCTATTTTGCCGGCTCACTGGCGCTTGCCGTCATCCTGTTCGATTCCGGTTTCGGCACGCCGCTCAATGCCTTGCGGCAGGCGGCGGGGCCGGCGCTGTCGCTGGCGACCTTCGGCGTGCTGCTCACCACTGGCCTGTTCGGGGCCGCTGCCTACTATCTGCTCGACCTCAGCTGGCTGGAATCCTTCCTGCTCGGGGCTGCCGTCGCGTCCACCGATGCGGCTGCGGTGTTCTTCCTGCTGCGCGCCGGCGAGATCAATTTGCGCGAGCGCGTGCGCTCCACGCTCGAGGTGGAATCCGGCACCAACGATCCGATCGCCATCTTCCTCACCATCACGCTGGTCGAGATCATCGCCGCCCACGCCAATCCCGAAACCAACGTCCTGGTCACCAACCTGATGCTGGGCTTCCTCGTCAACATGGGCCTCGGCGCCGTTGTCGGCGTGCTCGGCGGCCTCGGCATCGTGCGCCTCGTCGACCGGCTTAATCTCGACCATGGCCTGCTGCCGATCTTCGTGCTGACGCTATCGCTGATGGTTTTCGCCGCCGCCGGCGCCATCGGCGGCTCGGGCTTCCTGGCGGTCTATCTTGCCGGGCTCATCGCCGGCAATTCCGACATCCGCGCCGTCACCATCCTCAAGCGCTTCCAGGATGGTATGTCGTGGCTGGCACAGATCATCATGTTCCTGATCCTCGGCCTGTTCGCGACGCCCTCGCAATTCCCCGCGATCATGCTGCCGGCGATAGCGCTTGGCCTGTTCCTGATGTTCATCGCCAGGCCGATCGCGGTCTGGCTCTGCCTGATCCCGTTCCGCTTGCCTCGCCCTGAGGTCGCCTTTGTCTCCTGGGTCGGCCTGCGCGGCGCGGTTTCAATCCTGCTGGCCATCACCCCGCTGCTTGGCGGGCTGGAGAACGGCCGCACCATCTTCAATGCCGCCTTCATCATCGTGCTTGTGTCGCTGGTCATCCAGGGCTGGACGGTTGGCCCGCTGGCACGTCGCCTTGGCCTCATCGTGCCGGCGCGCCTCGGCCCGCTGGACAAGGTCGAGCTGGAATTGCCGGGCTCCGCCCACCACGAGCTGCTCGCCTATCGCGTCGCACCCGGCAGCCCGGTGGCGCGCGGCGAGCGCATTCCGCGCTGGGCGCGGCCCTCGCTCGTGCTGCGCGACGGCCGCTCGATGCGCTTCCAGGACATGGGCCGGCTCGCCGCCGGCGACCAAGTCTACATCTTCGTGCCGGACCGCTATCCGCGCCTCCTCGACAAGCTGTTTGCCAGCCGCGCCGTCGTCGATCCGGAGGACGCCGATTTCTTCGGCGCCTTCGCCGTCGACCCGGCGCGCTCGGCCGCCGAACTGGAAGCCGCCTACGCGCCGGGCCTGACCGAAGCCGAGCAGAAGCAGACCGTCGGCGCGCTGGTCACCGCGCGGCTCGGCGGCCATGCCGAATATGCCGACCGTGTGCTGATCGGTCCGATCGAGCTGATCGTCAGGGATGTCGATGACAAGGGCAGGATCACCGGGCTGGGCCTCTCCTTCGAGCCCACCGCGCCGGTGGCGCGAGTGCCGGTCTTCCTCAGTGCCGGCGAGATCGTCGACCGCCTCGCTGCCTTCATCCGCGATTGGCGCAGACCGGTAGTAACGCAGGTGGCGGCAAAGACAGACGACGCCCCTGAGCCGCCGGTCGAAAAGGCAGCGACGGGAAGCTGA
- a CDS encoding cell division protein ZapA, producing the protein MAQVTVSIDGKQYRMACDEGQEEHLIDLAERFDRYVSHLKDSFGEIGDQRLTVMAGIMVMDELSELQKRVKGMESEVLTLRKTRDEALTKADKSDSVLTNALGALAQRMEDLTATLAVNKA; encoded by the coding sequence ATGGCACAGGTCACGGTTTCAATCGACGGCAAGCAGTATCGCATGGCCTGCGACGAGGGCCAGGAAGAGCATCTGATCGACCTTGCCGAACGCTTCGACCGTTATGTTTCACACCTGAAGGACTCGTTCGGCGAGATCGGCGACCAGCGGCTGACCGTGATGGCCGGGATCATGGTGATGGACGAGCTTTCCGAGCTGCAGAAACGCGTCAAGGGCATGGAAAGCGAAGTGCTGACTTTGCGCAAGACGCGCGACGAGGCGCTGACCAAGGCCGACAAGAGCGACAGCGTGCTGACCAACGCGCTCGGCGCGCTGGCGCAGCGCATGGAAGATCTCACGGCGACGCTGGCGGTCAACAAGGCCTGA
- the rpoH gene encoding RNA polymerase sigma factor RpoH, which translates to MAQSLPSIVSGEGGLSRYLEEIRRFPMLQPQEEYMLAKRYAEHEDTSAAHKLVTSHLRLVAKIAMGYRGYGLPIGEVISEGNVGLMQAVKKFEPERGFRLATYAMWWIKASIQEYILRSWSLVKMGTTANQKRLFFNLRKVKGKIQALDDGDLKPDQIAEIATRLNVSEAEVVSMNRRLSGDASLNAPIRATEGESGEWQDWLVDDHESQEEMLIEQDELENRRGMLSGALAVLNDRERRIFEARRLAEEPLTLEELSAEFDISRERVRQIEVRAFEKVQDAVKAAAKRQMQALRTIEAQPAA; encoded by the coding sequence ATGGCCCAGTCACTACCCAGTATCGTTTCCGGCGAAGGCGGCCTCAGCCGCTACCTGGAAGAAATCCGCCGCTTTCCCATGCTTCAGCCGCAGGAAGAGTACATGCTCGCCAAGCGTTATGCCGAGCATGAAGACACGTCCGCCGCGCACAAGCTCGTCACCAGCCATTTGAGGCTCGTCGCCAAGATCGCCATGGGCTATCGCGGCTACGGCCTGCCGATCGGCGAAGTGATCTCGGAAGGCAATGTCGGCCTGATGCAGGCCGTCAAGAAATTCGAACCCGAGCGTGGCTTCCGCCTCGCGACCTACGCCATGTGGTGGATCAAGGCCTCGATCCAGGAGTACATCCTGCGCTCGTGGAGCCTGGTCAAGATGGGCACGACCGCCAACCAGAAGCGCCTGTTCTTCAACCTGCGCAAGGTGAAGGGCAAGATCCAGGCGCTGGATGACGGCGACCTCAAGCCCGACCAGATCGCCGAGATCGCCACGCGGCTCAACGTTTCCGAAGCCGAAGTGGTGTCGATGAACCGCCGCCTGTCCGGCGACGCTTCGCTCAACGCCCCGATCCGGGCGACGGAAGGCGAGTCCGGCGAATGGCAGGACTGGCTGGTCGACGACCACGAAAGCCAGGAAGAGATGCTGATCGAGCAGGACGAGCTGGAAAACCGGCGCGGCATGCTGTCCGGCGCTCTTGCCGTGCTCAACGATCGCGAGCGGCGCATCTTCGAGGCGCGTCGCCTCGCCGAGGAGCCGCTGACCCTGGAAGAGCTGTCGGCCGAGTTCGACATCAGCCGCGAACGCGTGCGCCAGATCGAGGTGCGTGCCTTCGAGAAGGTGCAGGATGCGGTCAAGGCCGCCGCCAAGCGCCAGATGCAGGCGCTGCGCACCATCGAGGCGCAGCCGGCAGCGTAA
- a CDS encoding phosphoglycerate kinase: protein MAAFRTLDDIGNISGKRVLVRVDLNVPVADGKVTDATRIERIAPTIAELSGKGAKVILLAHFGRPKDGPSPEFSLEPIAKATAQVLGRPVGFASDCVGDTAGSAVAAMNKGDVLLLENTRFYKAEEKNDPAFTERLAANGDIFVNDAFSAAHRAHSSTEGLAHLLPAFAGRTMQAELEALEKGLGNPVRPVVAIVGGAKVSTKIDLLMNLVKKVDALVIGGGMANTFLAARGTNVGKSLCEHDLAATAKQIMIEAAEAGCAIILPVDGVVAKEFKAGAACETVAISEVPADGMILDVGAKTVTAVGEWIDRAATLVWNGPLGAFEIAPFDHATVAAAKHAAARTKAGKLVSVAGGGDTVAALNHAGVADDFTYVSTAGGAFLEWMEGKPLPGVDVLKR from the coding sequence ATGGCTGCCTTCAGGACACTGGACGACATCGGCAACATCAGCGGCAAGCGCGTGCTGGTGCGCGTCGACCTCAACGTTCCCGTCGCCGACGGCAAGGTCACCGACGCCACCCGCATCGAGCGCATCGCGCCGACCATCGCCGAGCTGTCCGGCAAGGGCGCCAAGGTCATCCTGCTCGCCCATTTCGGCCGCCCCAAGGATGGCCCCTCTCCCGAATTCTCGCTGGAGCCGATCGCGAAAGCGACGGCGCAGGTGCTCGGCCGTCCCGTCGGCTTTGCCTCGGACTGCGTCGGCGACACGGCGGGAAGCGCGGTCGCTGCAATGAACAAGGGCGACGTGCTGCTGCTCGAAAACACCCGCTTCTACAAGGCCGAGGAGAAGAACGATCCGGCCTTCACCGAACGGCTCGCCGCCAATGGCGACATCTTCGTCAACGACGCCTTTTCGGCGGCGCATCGCGCCCATTCATCGACGGAAGGGTTGGCGCACCTGTTGCCGGCCTTCGCCGGCCGCACCATGCAGGCCGAGCTCGAGGCGCTGGAGAAAGGCCTGGGCAATCCGGTCCGTCCTGTCGTCGCCATCGTCGGCGGCGCCAAGGTCTCGACCAAGATCGACCTGTTGATGAACCTGGTGAAGAAGGTCGACGCGCTGGTAATCGGTGGCGGCATGGCCAACACCTTCCTCGCCGCGCGCGGCACCAATGTCGGCAAGTCGCTGTGCGAGCATGATTTGGCCGCGACCGCCAAGCAGATCATGATCGAGGCGGCCGAGGCCGGCTGCGCCATCATCCTGCCGGTCGACGGCGTCGTCGCCAAGGAATTCAAGGCGGGCGCTGCCTGCGAAACCGTCGCCATCTCGGAGGTGCCGGCCGACGGCATGATCCTCGATGTCGGTGCAAAGACCGTGACGGCCGTCGGCGAATGGATCGACCGCGCCGCGACACTGGTCTGGAACGGCCCGCTCGGCGCCTTCGAAATCGCTCCCTTCGATCACGCCACGGTGGCCGCGGCCAAGCATGCCGCGGCGCGCACCAAGGCCGGCAAGCTGGTCTCCGTTGCCGGTGGCGGCGATACGGTGGCAGCGCTCAACCACGCCGGTGTCGCCGACGACTTCACCTATGTCTCGACCGCCGGCGGCGCGTTCCTGGAATGGATGGAAGGCAAGCCGCTGCCCGGCGTCGACGTGCTGAAACGGTAG
- the gap gene encoding type I glyceraldehyde-3-phosphate dehydrogenase, translating to MTVRVAINGFGRIGRNILRAIHESGRKDIDVVAVNDLGPVETNAHLLRYDSVHGRFPHEVSVDGDQITVGKEKFKVTAIKDPTQLPWKELGVDIALECTGIFTARDKAAAHLTAGAKRVLVSAPADGADLTVVYGINHDKLTKDHIVISNASCTTNCLAPLAAVLHETVGIEKGMMTTIHSYTGDQPTLDTMHKDLYRARAAALSQIPTSTGAAKAIGLVLPDLKGKLDGISIRVPTPNVSVVDFKFIAKRATTVQEINEAVIAASNGKLKGILGVTHHPNVSIDFNHDPRSSIMALDQTKVMDGNFVSVLSWYDNEWGFSNRMGDTAVAFGKTIA from the coding sequence ATGACCGTCAGAGTTGCCATCAACGGATTCGGCCGCATCGGCCGCAACATCCTGCGCGCCATCCATGAGTCCGGCCGCAAGGACATCGACGTCGTCGCCGTCAACGATCTCGGCCCGGTCGAAACCAACGCGCACCTGCTGCGCTACGACAGCGTGCACGGCCGCTTCCCGCACGAGGTGAGCGTCGATGGCGACCAGATCACCGTCGGCAAGGAAAAATTCAAGGTCACCGCGATCAAGGATCCGACGCAGCTGCCCTGGAAGGAACTCGGTGTCGACATCGCCCTCGAATGTACCGGCATCTTCACCGCCCGTGACAAGGCCGCCGCGCACCTCACCGCCGGCGCCAAGCGCGTGCTGGTGTCCGCACCCGCCGACGGCGCTGACCTCACCGTCGTCTACGGCATCAACCACGACAAGCTGACCAAGGACCACATCGTCATCTCGAACGCGTCCTGCACCACCAACTGCCTGGCGCCGCTGGCCGCCGTGCTGCACGAGACGGTCGGCATCGAAAAGGGCATGATGACGACGATCCATTCCTACACCGGCGACCAGCCGACGCTGGACACCATGCACAAGGACCTCTACCGCGCCCGCGCCGCCGCGCTGTCGCAGATCCCGACATCGACCGGTGCCGCCAAGGCGATCGGCCTCGTGCTGCCCGACCTCAAGGGCAAGCTCGACGGCATCTCGATCCGCGTGCCGACCCCGAACGTCTCGGTCGTCGACTTCAAGTTCATCGCCAAGCGCGCCACCACGGTGCAGGAAATCAACGAAGCGGTGATTGCCGCCTCCAACGGCAAGCTCAAGGGCATTCTCGGCGTGACCCATCACCCGAATGTCTCGATCGACTTCAACCACGATCCGCGTTCCTCGATCATGGCACTCGACCAGACCAAGGTGATGGACGGCAACTTCGTTTCGGTGCTGTCCTGGTACGACAATGAATGGGGTTTTTCCAACCGCATGGGCGACACCGCGGTCGCCTTCGGCAAGACCATCGCCTGA
- a CDS encoding class I fructose-bisphosphate aldolase: MSERLEDIAAAMVAGGKGLLAADESSGTIKKRFDVIGVESTADSRRDYREMMFRAKDAMTKYISGVILYDETIRQKAADGTPLVDIIKASGAIPGIKVDAGAKPLAGFPGDTVTEGLDGLRERLADYYQLGARFAKWRAVIDIDTGKGVPSANSIAANTHALARYAALCQEAGIVPIVEPEVLMDGAHDIDTCYEISKATLIKLYDELHAARVVLEGTILKPNMVLSGKKSGTVDSPEEVAEKTIKLFRQTVPAAVPGIAFLSGGQEDEEATANLSAINAIGPHPWKLTFSYGRALQAAPQKAWSGKASNVAAGQAAFTHRAHMNHLAALGKWKASLEQAA; the protein is encoded by the coding sequence ATGAGCGAACGTCTCGAAGACATTGCCGCCGCGATGGTGGCGGGCGGCAAGGGCCTGCTGGCCGCTGATGAAAGCTCGGGCACGATCAAGAAGCGCTTCGACGTCATCGGCGTCGAATCGACCGCCGATAGCCGTCGCGACTACCGCGAGATGATGTTCCGCGCCAAGGACGCGATGACCAAGTATATTTCCGGCGTCATCCTCTACGACGAGACCATCCGCCAGAAGGCCGCCGACGGCACGCCGCTGGTCGACATCATCAAGGCTTCAGGCGCCATTCCCGGCATCAAGGTCGATGCCGGCGCCAAGCCGCTGGCCGGCTTTCCCGGCGACACCGTCACCGAGGGCCTCGATGGCCTGCGCGAGCGCCTTGCCGACTATTACCAGCTCGGCGCGCGCTTTGCCAAATGGCGCGCGGTGATCGACATCGATACCGGCAAGGGCGTACCCTCGGCCAATTCGATCGCTGCGAACACCCATGCGCTCGCCCGCTATGCGGCGCTTTGCCAGGAAGCCGGCATCGTGCCGATCGTCGAGCCGGAAGTGCTGATGGACGGCGCCCACGATATCGACACCTGCTACGAGATATCGAAGGCGACGCTGATCAAGCTCTATGACGAGCTCCATGCAGCCCGCGTCGTGCTCGAAGGCACCATCCTGAAGCCCAACATGGTCCTGTCGGGCAAGAAGTCGGGCACGGTGGATAGCCCTGAGGAAGTCGCCGAGAAGACCATAAAACTGTTCCGCCAGACGGTGCCGGCGGCGGTGCCGGGCATCGCCTTCCTTTCCGGCGGCCAGGAGGACGAGGAGGCGACCGCAAACCTCAGCGCGATCAACGCCATCGGCCCGCATCCGTGGAAGCTGACCTTCTCCTACGGCCGCGCGCTGCAGGCCGCCCCGCAGAAGGCCTGGAGCGGCAAGGCATCGAACGTCGCCGCCGGCCAGGCCGCCTTCACCCACCGCGCCCACATGAACCACCTTGCGGCGCTGGGTAAATGGAAAGCGAGCCTCGAACAGGCCGCCTGA
- the tkt gene encoding transketolase — protein MTSREQHDRMANAIRFLSMDAVEKANSGHPGLPMGCADIATVLFTRFLKYDPKAPRWADRDRFILSAGHGSMLLYSLLHLTGYEDMTLDQIKHFRQLGSKTAGHPEYGHATGIETTTGPLGQGLANSVGFALGERIMNAAFGNDLVDHYTYVLAGDGCLMEGVSQEAIALAGHLKLNKLIVFWDNNNISIDGPVSLADNTDQVARFQASGWNASHIDGTEPEAIAYAIEAARHSDKPTMIACKTTIGFGAPTKAGTNKAHGSPLGADEIAGARKFFNWDSPPFEIPADILDAWRTAGKAGVKARTDWEGRLAKADAKLKAEFERRTNGKLPSNFDAVIADYKKKLSADKPKVATRKSSEMALEIINGAVPETIGGSADLTGSNNTKTSQTKNITPDDYGQRYVHYGIREHGMAAAINGLTLHGGLIAYGGTFLCFSDYARPSMRLASLMGIRSIFVMTHDSIGLGEDGPTHQPVEHMAALRAIPNHNVFRPADAVETAECWQIALESEKTPSTLALTRQNLPTVRTEHSDKNLSSQGAYELAAASGEAAVTIFATGSEVEIALGARDLLEKHGHPTRVVSVPCFELFDKQSDGYRKKTIGNAPIKMAIEAGIRQGWDHLIGSDGIFIGMTGFGASGTIEQLYPHFGITAEAAAKAAEARLHGK, from the coding sequence ATGACGTCGCGTGAACAACATGACCGGATGGCCAATGCGATCCGTTTTCTCTCCATGGACGCCGTCGAGAAGGCGAATTCCGGTCATCCCGGCCTGCCCATGGGTTGCGCCGATATCGCCACGGTGCTGTTCACGCGCTTCCTGAAATATGACCCCAAGGCCCCGCGCTGGGCCGACCGCGACCGTTTCATCCTGTCGGCCGGCCATGGTTCGATGCTGCTCTATTCGCTGCTCCATCTGACCGGCTACGAGGACATGACCCTCGACCAGATCAAGCATTTCCGCCAGCTGGGCTCGAAGACGGCTGGCCATCCCGAATACGGCCATGCCACCGGCATCGAGACGACCACTGGCCCGCTCGGCCAGGGCCTCGCCAATTCGGTCGGCTTCGCGCTCGGCGAGCGCATCATGAATGCCGCCTTCGGCAATGACCTCGTCGACCACTACACCTACGTGCTGGCCGGCGACGGCTGCCTGATGGAAGGCGTTTCCCAGGAAGCCATCGCGCTGGCCGGCCACCTCAAGCTCAACAAGCTGATCGTCTTCTGGGACAACAACAACATCTCGATCGACGGCCCGGTCTCGCTCGCCGACAACACCGACCAGGTCGCCCGCTTCCAGGCCTCCGGCTGGAACGCCAGCCACATCGACGGCACCGAACCTGAAGCCATCGCCTATGCCATCGAAGCCGCCCGCCATTCCGACAAGCCGACGATGATCGCCTGCAAGACGACCATCGGCTTCGGCGCGCCGACCAAGGCCGGCACCAACAAGGCGCACGGCTCGCCGCTTGGCGCCGACGAGATCGCCGGCGCACGCAAGTTCTTCAACTGGGACTCGCCGCCCTTCGAAATCCCGGCCGACATCCTCGACGCCTGGCGCACCGCCGGCAAGGCTGGCGTCAAGGCACGCACCGATTGGGAAGGTCGCCTCGCCAAGGCCGACGCCAAGCTGAAGGCGGAGTTCGAGCGTCGCACCAACGGCAAGCTGCCGTCCAATTTCGACGCCGTCATTGCCGACTACAAGAAGAAGCTCTCGGCCGACAAGCCGAAGGTCGCCACCCGCAAGTCTTCGGAAATGGCGCTCGAAATCATCAACGGCGCCGTGCCCGAGACCATCGGTGGCTCCGCCGACCTCACCGGCTCCAACAACACCAAGACCAGCCAGACCAAGAACATCACGCCGGACGATTACGGCCAGCGCTATGTCCACTACGGCATCCGTGAGCACGGCATGGCCGCCGCGATCAACGGCCTGACGCTGCATGGCGGCCTCATCGCCTATGGCGGTACCTTCCTGTGTTTCTCCGACTATGCCCGCCCCTCGATGCGGCTTGCCTCGCTGATGGGCATCCGCTCGATCTTCGTCATGACCCATGATTCCATCGGTCTGGGCGAAGACGGCCCGACCCACCAGCCGGTCGAGCATATGGCGGCGCTGCGCGCCATCCCGAACCACAATGTCTTCCGTCCGGCCGACGCGGTGGAAACCGCCGAATGCTGGCAGATCGCCCTTGAATCGGAGAAGACCCCGTCGACCTTGGCGCTGACCCGCCAGAACCTGCCGACGGTGCGCACCGAGCACTCGGACAAGAACCTGAGCAGCCAGGGCGCCTACGAACTGGCCGCGGCCAGCGGCGAGGCGGCGGTGACGATCTTCGCCACAGGTTCCGAAGTCGAGATCGCGCTTGGCGCCCGCGACTTGCTGGAGAAGCACGGCCACCCGACCCGCGTCGTGTCGGTGCCTTGCTTCGAACTGTTCGACAAGCAGAGCGATGGCTATCGGAAGAAGACGATCGGAAACGCGCCGATCAAGATGGCGATCGAAGCCGGCATCCGCCAGGGCTGGGATCATCTCATCGGCTCCGACGGCATCTTCATCGGCATGACCGGCTTCGGCGCCTCGGGCACCATCGAGCAGCTCTATCCACATTTCGGCATCACCGCCGAGGCGGCTGCCAAGGCGGCGGAAGCCCGCCTGCACGGCAAATAA
- a CDS encoding MBL fold metallo-hydrolase, which yields MVLARPLVSGFYDKPTGAIQYVVADPATKRCAIIDPILDFDEKSGATGTKSADALLDFMEENGLELEWILDTHPHADHFSAAHYLREKTGAPTAIGDRVVDVQNLWKAIYNWPDFPADGSQWNRLFGEGETFRIGTLPVKVLFSPGHTLASITYVVGDAAFIHDTLFMPDSGTARADFPGGSALRLWHSIQAILALPDETRVFVGHDYQAGGREPLWESTVAAQKATNIHLVAAHSEAEFVALREARDRSLPMPRLILHALQVNMNGGRLPEPEANGRRYLKFPLDGL from the coding sequence ATGGTTTTGGCCAGGCCATTGGTCAGCGGCTTCTATGACAAGCCGACCGGGGCCATCCAGTATGTCGTCGCCGATCCGGCCACGAAGCGCTGCGCCATCATCGACCCGATCCTCGACTTCGACGAGAAATCCGGCGCAACGGGTACGAAGAGCGCGGACGCCCTGCTCGATTTCATGGAAGAGAACGGGCTGGAGCTGGAGTGGATCCTCGACACCCATCCGCATGCCGACCATTTCTCCGCCGCGCATTACCTGAGAGAAAAGACCGGGGCGCCGACAGCGATCGGCGACAGGGTCGTCGATGTCCAGAACCTGTGGAAGGCAATCTACAACTGGCCGGATTTTCCTGCTGATGGCTCGCAGTGGAACAGGCTGTTTGGGGAGGGCGAGACCTTCCGGATCGGCACCCTTCCGGTCAAGGTGCTGTTCTCGCCCGGACACACGCTGGCGTCGATCACCTATGTGGTCGGCGACGCCGCCTTCATCCACGATACGCTGTTCATGCCCGACAGCGGCACGGCGCGGGCGGATTTTCCCGGCGGCAGCGCCTTGCGGCTCTGGCATTCGATCCAGGCCATCCTGGCTTTGCCAGATGAAACGCGCGTCTTCGTCGGCCATGATTATCAGGCCGGCGGCCGCGAGCCTCTCTGGGAAAGCACGGTGGCCGCGCAGAAGGCCACGAACATTCATCTCGTCGCCGCGCACAGCGAAGCCGAGTTCGTCGCCTTGCGCGAGGCGCGTGACCGGTCCCTGCCGATGCCTAGGCTGATCCTGCATGCACTGCAGGTCAACATGAACGGCGGACGGCTGCCGGAACCGGAGGCCAATGGCCGGCGATATCTGAAATTTCCGCTGGATGGGCTTTGA
- a CDS encoding DUF4164 domain-containing protein, producing MTGETTLKEVIARLGKAMEGLESAVAAKLEHERDYSEAEAEVQRMNADRSRLAQELDNSEARAERLEDANKEVSRRLVTAMETIRAVLDR from the coding sequence ATGACCGGGGAAACCACGCTCAAGGAAGTGATCGCCAGGCTAGGCAAGGCCATGGAGGGGCTGGAAAGCGCCGTCGCGGCCAAGCTTGAGCACGAACGCGACTACTCGGAAGCCGAGGCCGAGGTGCAGCGGATGAACGCCGATCGCTCGCGGCTGGCGCAGGAACTCGACAATTCCGAAGCACGCGCCGAACGGCTGGAAGACGCCAACAAGGAAGTCTCGCGACGGCTGGTAACCGCAATGGAAACCATCCGCGCCGTGTTGGACAGATAG
- a CDS encoding peroxiredoxin: MSLRINDIAPDFTAETTQGVIKFHDWIGDGWAILFSHPKNFTPVCTTELGTMAGLEGEFKKRNVKIIGISVDPVASHDKWQADIKTATGHSVNYPLIGDKDLKVAKLYDMLPGGAGETSEGRTPADNATVRSVYVIGPDKKIKLVLTYPMTTGRNFDEILRAVDSMQLTAKHQVATPANWKQGEDVIITAAVSNEDAIKRFGAYETILPYLRKTKQPSA; this comes from the coding sequence ATGAGCCTTCGTATCAACGATATCGCACCGGACTTCACCGCCGAGACCACCCAAGGGGTGATCAAATTCCATGACTGGATCGGCGACGGCTGGGCGATCCTGTTCAGCCACCCGAAGAACTTCACCCCGGTCTGCACGACCGAGCTCGGCACGATGGCGGGGCTCGAAGGCGAGTTCAAGAAGCGCAACGTCAAGATCATCGGCATTTCGGTCGATCCGGTTGCCAGCCACGACAAATGGCAGGCCGACATCAAGACGGCGACCGGCCATTCCGTGAACTATCCGCTGATCGGCGACAAGGACCTCAAGGTCGCCAAGCTCTACGACATGCTGCCGGGCGGTGCCGGCGAGACGTCGGAAGGCCGCACGCCCGCCGACAACGCCACGGTGCGCTCGGTCTATGTCATCGGGCCGGACAAGAAGATCAAGCTGGTGCTGACCTATCCGATGACCACGGGCCGCAACTTCGACGAGATCCTGCGCGCGGTCGATTCCATGCAGCTGACCGCCAAGCACCAGGTGGCGACGCCGGCGAACTGGAAGCAGGGCGAGGACGTCATCATCACCGCCGCCGTTTCCAACGAGGATGCGATCAAGCGTTTCGGCGCCTACGAAACCATCCTGCCCTATCTCCGGAAGACCAAGCAGCCATCGGCCTGA